In the Helicobacter typhlonius genome, one interval contains:
- a CDS encoding flagellar hook-basal body protein codes for MQSGYYNTTGGMVTQFNRLDLISNNLANLNTTGFKRDDVVIGDYLRLFETHKEQLPIEDHTRKAAKFINRTMNRVPIISEEYTDRSVGNLAQTDNPLDFALQKENAFFAIKTPDGIRYTRDGSFSIDSNGYLVNKSGHLVISRDGLDSQEGIHISVGLNLEADTFGNLYVRNLNNDAIAEQINIGSLAIVSFENPRYLKKVGQNLYEFPTQREDERDLVHNAILAQGFIEKSNVNAVREMSSLIETNRLVDMYSKVMKSHMDDLNIEAITKLAVRA; via the coding sequence ATGCAAAGCGGATATTATAACACCACAGGCGGTATGGTTACGCAGTTTAACCGCCTTGACCTCATCTCAAATAATCTAGCCAACCTCAACACCACGGGCTTTAAACGTGATGATGTGGTAATTGGCGATTATTTGCGCCTTTTTGAAACGCACAAGGAACAACTACCCATTGAAGACCACACGCGCAAAGCAGCTAAATTTATCAATCGCACGATGAATCGTGTGCCAATTATTAGCGAGGAATACACTGATAGGAGCGTAGGGAATCTCGCCCAGACAGACAATCCACTTGATTTTGCCCTGCAAAAAGAAAATGCTTTTTTTGCCATTAAAACTCCCGATGGAATCCGCTATACGCGAGATGGTAGCTTTAGTATTGATAGCAATGGGTATTTAGTCAATAAAAGCGGACATTTGGTAATAAGTCGCGATGGGCTAGATTCACAAGAAGGAATTCATATTTCTGTGGGTTTAAATCTCGAAGCCGATACATTTGGTAATCTCTATGTGAGAAATCTCAATAATGACGCTATAGCCGAGCAAATCAACATCGGCTCACTTGCCATAGTAAGCTTTGAGAATCCACGTTATTTGAAAAAAGTGGGACAGAATCTATATGAATTTCCAACACAAAGAGAAGATGAGAGAGATCTCGTGCATAATGCCATACTTGCGCAGGGTTTTATCGAAAAAAGTAATGTTAATGCGGTGCGTGAGATGAGTTCGCTTATCGAGACAAACCGCCTCGTGGATATGTACTCTAAAGTGATGAAAAGCCATATGGACGACCTCAATATAGAAGCTATCACAAAACTTGCCGTGCGTGCATAG